In the genome of Dunckerocampus dactyliophorus isolate RoL2022-P2 chromosome 6, RoL_Ddac_1.1, whole genome shotgun sequence, one region contains:
- the cplx2a gene encoding complexin 2, like, with protein sequence MNFVMKAALGGGPPDVGKMLGGEEKEEDPDAAKKEEERQEALRQQEEERKAKYAKMEAERESMRQGIRDKYGLKKREEAEAEAAAAAEEPAAGSLTRPKKAVPTGCGDEEEEESIMDTVMKYLPGPLQDMLKK encoded by the exons GAGGGCCTCCTGATGTGGGCAAAATGCTGGGtggggaggagaaggaggaggacccAGATGCAGCAAAGAAAGAGGAGGAGAGGCAGGAAGCGCTGagacagcaggaggaggaaaggAAGGCCAAATATGCCAAGATGGAGGCTGAGAGGGAATCTATGAGACAAGGCATCAGGGATAAG TATGGCTTGAAAAAGCGCGAGGAGGCCGAGGCTGAAGCGGCAGCTGCGGCAGAGGAGCCTGCGGCGGGCAGCTTGACCCGACCCAAGAAGGCGGTGCCAACCGGATGTGGcgacgaagaggaggaggagagcatCATGGACACAGTGATGAAATACCTGCCAGGTCCGTTGCAGGACATGCTAAAAAAGTAG